One Paracidovorax avenae ATCC 19860 genomic region harbors:
- a CDS encoding DUF2243 domain-containing protein: protein MREDTLPPGRSLRPLAWAGGCIGFSLGGFFDGILLHQVLQWHHLLSRVRSPVLEDIRAQILADGLFHALMYVIAAVGLWRLWKARDLLVASGADRRLAGSALLGFGLWHLLDAVLSHWLLGLHRVRDASEIPLAWDVGWLAVFGLVPLCIGWRLLKDLSGGHGSGPGGEGRRLMPENGSVAQPAVRGSGPGGARRWLGAVLLVGGAALASLWPQGDRGGDVMVLFRPGISAADAMGRLAAADARVVWADRSGALWAVRVDDPAQAGRLYRQGAWLVSDSRLRWGCFSWMGAGPSA from the coding sequence ATGCGTGAAGACACCTTGCCGCCAGGCCGCAGCCTGCGCCCGCTGGCCTGGGCCGGTGGCTGCATCGGCTTCAGCCTGGGCGGCTTCTTCGACGGCATCCTGTTGCACCAGGTGCTGCAGTGGCATCACCTGCTGAGCCGCGTGCGTTCCCCTGTGCTGGAGGACATCCGCGCGCAGATCCTGGCGGACGGGCTGTTCCATGCCCTGATGTATGTCATCGCGGCCGTCGGGCTGTGGCGACTCTGGAAGGCGCGTGACCTGCTCGTCGCATCCGGCGCCGACCGCCGCCTGGCCGGCAGTGCCTTGCTCGGTTTCGGGCTCTGGCACCTGCTGGACGCCGTGCTGTCGCACTGGCTGCTGGGCCTGCACCGCGTGCGCGACGCGTCGGAAATACCGCTGGCGTGGGACGTCGGCTGGCTCGCGGTGTTCGGCCTGGTGCCTCTGTGCATCGGCTGGCGCCTGCTGAAAGACCTGTCCGGTGGCCATGGAAGCGGCCCTGGCGGTGAAGGCCGCCGCCTCATGCCCGAGAACGGTTCCGTTGCGCAGCCGGCCGTGCGGGGCTCCGGCCCCGGTGGGGCGCGTCGCTGGCTGGGCGCCGTGCTGCTGGTCGGTGGCGCGGCGCTGGCCTCGCTGTGGCCGCAGGGCGACCGCGGCGGCGATGTCATGGTGCTGTTCCGGCCGGGGATTTCCGCGGCCGACGCCATGGGACGCCTTGCCGCTGCCGATGCGCGCGTGGTCTGGGCGGACCGGTCCGGTGCGCTGTGGGCCGTGCGTGTGGACGACCCGGCACAGGCCGGCCGCCTGTACCGGCAGGGCGCCTGGCTCGTGAGCGATTCGCGGCTGCGCTGGGGATGCTTTTCCTGGATGGGCGCCGGGCCTTCCGCGTGA
- a CDS encoding DUF3606 domain-containing protein: MADDKTKVGGADRRLINLSEDYEVRDWASVLNCDEYELRRAVQAVGNSAEAVRSYLAQNRERAH; this comes from the coding sequence ATGGCAGACGACAAGACCAAGGTGGGTGGCGCGGACCGGCGACTCATCAACCTCTCGGAAGACTACGAAGTGCGCGACTGGGCCTCCGTGCTCAATTGCGATGAATACGAACTGCGCAGGGCCGTGCAGGCCGTCGGCAATTCGGCGGAGGCCGTGCGCAGCTATCTCGCGCAGAACCGCGAGCGCGCGCACTGA
- a CDS encoding pilus assembly PilX family protein: MSLIVVLLILVVVSILGVAGIQISMMGERSTRNDRDKQVAWQSAEAALIDAELDILGKPDAATVTKRGEVFKRGSTDVTKFLPGCGGDQSAKNLGLCYTLPGVAPAWLTVDLASSTNPQSVAFGTFTGRAFPSGQAGLQPAAPPRYVIELVEDPEGARTTAPKDRKYIYRVTAMGFGPSASTQGVLQIVYRN, encoded by the coding sequence ATGTCGCTGATCGTCGTCCTGCTGATACTGGTGGTGGTCTCCATCCTGGGCGTGGCGGGAATCCAGATCTCGATGATGGGCGAACGCTCGACCCGCAACGACCGCGACAAGCAAGTGGCGTGGCAGTCCGCGGAGGCAGCGCTTATCGATGCGGAGCTGGACATCCTCGGCAAACCCGATGCCGCCACGGTTACCAAGCGTGGGGAAGTCTTCAAGCGGGGCAGCACGGACGTCACGAAGTTCCTCCCGGGTTGCGGGGGAGATCAAAGCGCCAAGAACCTGGGTCTTTGCTACACCCTGCCCGGCGTCGCGCCCGCATGGTTGACGGTGGATCTGGCCTCGTCCACGAATCCCCAATCAGTGGCCTTCGGCACGTTCACCGGCCGTGCTTTTCCGTCGGGGCAGGCCGGTTTGCAGCCGGCCGCGCCGCCGCGCTACGTGATCGAATTGGTGGAAGACCCCGAGGGCGCCCGCACCACGGCGCCCAAGGACCGCAAATACATCTACCGCGTGACCGCCATGGGATTCGGCCCTAGTGCCTCCACCCAGGGCGTCCTGCAGATCGTCTACAGAAACTGA
- the ribD gene encoding bifunctional diaminohydroxyphosphoribosylaminopyrimidine deaminase/5-amino-6-(5-phosphoribosylamino)uracil reductase RibD, whose protein sequence is MSTPVAPASLPTDFMQLALRLAEEGLYRTSPNPRVGCVLVDARQQIIGQGSTQRAGGPHAEVMALRDARARGHATQGAIAYVTLEPCSHHGRTGPCCDALVEAGIARVVASLGDPNPRVAGQGFERLRAAGVEVEVGPGAEASRELNIGFLSRMVRRMPWVRLKSAASLDGITALPDGQSQWITSAAARADVHAWRARACAVLTGVGTVLADDPRLDVREVPTERQPWVAVLDSHLRTPPDAALLRAQARDVVIYCAIRDESRERALCASGATIVHLPGPDGRVALRDVMADLAAREANEVHVEAGAIASGALCAAGLVDEVLLYLAPKLLGQGRGIAPFGPLPDLGQALGLTIRSVAQVGPDLRVCARVAGRESVA, encoded by the coding sequence ATGTCCACGCCTGTCGCCCCGGCCTCTCTCCCTACCGATTTCATGCAACTTGCGCTCCGGCTAGCAGAAGAAGGGCTCTACAGGACCTCCCCCAATCCCCGCGTGGGCTGTGTACTGGTCGATGCCCGCCAGCAGATCATCGGCCAGGGATCGACCCAGCGCGCCGGCGGGCCCCATGCAGAAGTGATGGCGTTGCGCGATGCCCGGGCACGCGGCCATGCCACCCAGGGCGCCATCGCCTACGTCACCCTGGAGCCCTGCTCCCACCACGGACGCACGGGGCCCTGCTGCGATGCGCTGGTCGAAGCTGGCATCGCCCGCGTGGTCGCCTCGCTGGGTGACCCCAACCCGCGAGTCGCCGGCCAGGGGTTCGAGCGCCTGCGCGCTGCGGGGGTCGAAGTGGAAGTCGGCCCGGGCGCAGAGGCCTCACGGGAGCTGAACATCGGCTTTCTCAGCCGCATGGTGCGGCGCATGCCCTGGGTGCGGCTGAAGTCCGCAGCGTCCCTGGACGGAATCACGGCACTGCCGGACGGGCAGAGCCAATGGATCACCTCCGCCGCGGCGCGGGCTGACGTGCATGCCTGGCGCGCGCGGGCCTGTGCGGTCCTCACGGGCGTGGGCACCGTGCTCGCGGACGATCCGCGGCTGGATGTGCGCGAGGTGCCCACCGAACGCCAGCCCTGGGTCGCGGTGCTCGACAGCCACTTGCGCACCCCGCCGGATGCCGCTTTGCTGCGAGCTCAAGCCCGTGACGTAGTGATCTATTGCGCGATCCGGGATGAATCGCGGGAGCGCGCGCTCTGCGCCTCCGGGGCGACCATCGTGCATCTGCCGGGTCCCGATGGGCGGGTTGCCTTGCGCGACGTGATGGCGGACCTCGCAGCGCGGGAGGCCAACGAGGTGCATGTTGAAGCAGGCGCCATCGCCAGCGGAGCGCTGTGCGCGGCCGGCCTGGTGGACGAAGTGCTGCTCTATCTCGCCCCCAAGCTCCTGGGGCAAGGAAGAGGCATCGCGCCATTTGGCCCCCTTCCGGACCTGGGACAGGCGCTCGGGCTCACCATCCGCTCGGTCGCCCAGGTCGGTCCGGACCTCCGGGTGTGCGCGAGGGTGGCAGGCCGGGAATCCGTGGCCTGA
- a CDS encoding PilW family protein, producing the protein MTRFSHPVTRRLRQNGLTLVELMVAMVISLLIVLAAAVSLVVARQGFNNVDAASQLRDNARFVEDMVQRLGVQAGYRDLFHAAYDESASTTGLDPSAVPNTFVYGFNNKARASSDNWYEASTARTSGSLGYGSDVLVLRFQPATSNSDATKTDKGMIDCSGNTPQVGAKDRYDRVTSVLHVAISNDGEPALMCTTWTRDPATGNLSRSDPLPLISGVEDFQVLYGVDGIPANNATMPAASTVDSVQDRFLRADQITVSDSLVSAANWRRVRSIRIGMVLRAAPNSAVDRTSQTFYPLGTAKGSSGGSIGSMFADTTNDPGTVFTPAADGRLRQVVTFTVHLRNNQREPG; encoded by the coding sequence ATGACTCGCTTTTCCCATCCCGTGACCCGCCGGTTACGGCAGAACGGCCTGACGCTCGTAGAGCTGATGGTCGCCATGGTCATCAGCCTGCTGATCGTGCTGGCCGCGGCCGTGAGCCTCGTGGTCGCCCGGCAGGGCTTCAACAACGTCGACGCTGCATCGCAACTGCGCGACAACGCCCGTTTTGTGGAAGACATGGTCCAGCGCCTGGGCGTGCAGGCGGGCTACCGCGATCTGTTCCATGCAGCCTACGATGAAAGCGCCAGCACCACCGGGCTTGATCCGTCTGCGGTGCCCAATACCTTCGTCTATGGTTTCAACAACAAGGCGCGCGCATCTTCAGACAACTGGTACGAAGCCAGTACGGCCCGCACTTCAGGCAGTCTGGGATACGGCAGCGACGTGCTCGTGCTGCGGTTCCAGCCGGCGACATCCAACAGCGATGCCACCAAGACGGACAAGGGAATGATTGACTGCTCCGGCAATACCCCCCAGGTGGGTGCGAAAGACCGCTATGACCGGGTGACGAGCGTGCTGCATGTCGCGATCAGCAATGACGGGGAGCCCGCACTGATGTGCACGACCTGGACACGCGATCCTGCGACGGGAAATCTCTCGCGGTCCGACCCGCTTCCCCTGATATCCGGCGTCGAGGATTTCCAGGTGCTCTACGGCGTGGACGGCATTCCCGCCAACAATGCCACCATGCCCGCCGCGTCGACGGTGGACAGCGTTCAGGACCGTTTCCTGCGCGCCGATCAGATCACGGTGTCGGATTCGCTGGTGTCGGCCGCAAACTGGCGCCGTGTGCGCAGCATCCGGATCGGCATGGTGCTGCGAGCCGCGCCGAACTCGGCCGTGGACCGCACCTCCCAGACCTTCTACCCCCTGGGCACTGCCAAAGGGTCGAGCGGAGGGTCCATCGGCAGCATGTTCGCCGATACCACCAACGATCCCGGCACCGTGTTCACTCCCGCGGCCGACGGCCGGCTGCGGCAGGTGGTCACTTTCACCGTGCATTTGCGCAATAACCAGCGGGAGCCTGGATGA
- a CDS encoding DUF4142 domain-containing protein, giving the protein MNHRHLMISASVALACVAYAAGAAAQSQPPAQSPTHEQPRAGAARAVDGAEGQASRLTRADKSFLDDAAHNGHAEVKSSQLALQKAQNPKVRAFAQQMVDDHTKANQELAALAAGKNVRVPEGPSLVQEGKLKLLGTADGADFDKRYMETMGLQAHRDTVELFEKGAREARDPEVKAFAQKTLPKLKQHLEMAQQVAGEVGVGADKVDAARKP; this is encoded by the coding sequence ATGAACCACCGCCACCTGATGATTTCCGCGTCCGTCGCCCTGGCGTGCGTCGCATACGCGGCCGGAGCGGCCGCACAATCCCAGCCACCGGCCCAGTCCCCCACCCACGAGCAGCCCCGGGCCGGCGCCGCCCGGGCCGTGGATGGCGCGGAAGGGCAGGCGTCGCGCCTGACGCGGGCCGACAAGTCCTTCCTGGACGATGCCGCCCACAACGGCCATGCCGAGGTCAAGAGCAGCCAGCTCGCGCTGCAGAAGGCCCAGAACCCCAAGGTGCGCGCCTTCGCGCAGCAGATGGTGGATGACCACACCAAGGCCAACCAGGAACTGGCCGCCCTCGCCGCCGGGAAGAACGTGCGCGTGCCCGAAGGGCCGTCGCTGGTGCAGGAGGGCAAGCTCAAGCTGCTGGGCACCGCCGACGGCGCGGACTTCGACAAGCGCTACATGGAGACCATGGGGCTGCAGGCGCACCGCGACACGGTCGAGCTTTTCGAGAAGGGTGCCCGGGAGGCGCGTGATCCGGAAGTGAAGGCGTTTGCGCAGAAGACGCTGCCGAAGCTGAAGCAGCATCTGGAGATGGCGCAGCAGGTGGCGGGGGAGGTGGGGGTGGGGGCGGACAAGGTGGATGCCGCCCGCAAGCCGTAG
- the pilV gene encoding type IV pilus modification protein PilV codes for MADNSLLYSLRSRSRAGRASPRHWESGFTLIEVLVSIVVLSFGILGLVGVQAFALQSTREARLQAQAANLAREMAEMMRGNNQIGIKSDASLNPYLINLQSPLSPATPSYCLGVASSSACADGTAVARAELTDWLTRLDAALPGARVVICFDKAPYDSNGMPQWNCTAGTAGVDEVAVIKIGWTRKSTLRASATSDGVETATATGSYPYVVFPVTSGNPMGAPSL; via the coding sequence ATGGCCGATAACAGTTTGTTGTACTCCTTACGTTCGCGCAGTCGGGCGGGAAGAGCATCGCCGCGGCATTGGGAGTCGGGGTTTACCCTGATCGAGGTCCTGGTGTCCATCGTGGTGCTTTCGTTCGGAATCCTGGGGCTGGTCGGGGTGCAGGCCTTCGCGCTGCAATCGACGCGCGAGGCCCGCCTGCAGGCCCAGGCAGCCAACTTGGCCCGCGAAATGGCGGAGATGATGCGCGGCAACAACCAGATCGGCATCAAGAGTGATGCCAGCTTGAACCCGTACCTCATCAATCTGCAAAGCCCGTTGAGCCCGGCGACCCCCAGCTACTGCCTGGGCGTGGCGTCGTCGTCCGCCTGTGCTGATGGCACGGCCGTTGCGCGCGCGGAATTGACCGATTGGCTTACTCGGCTGGATGCTGCCCTGCCCGGCGCGCGGGTGGTCATCTGCTTCGACAAGGCACCCTACGACAGCAACGGCATGCCGCAATGGAACTGCACTGCTGGAACTGCCGGCGTGGATGAGGTCGCGGTGATCAAGATCGGCTGGACCCGCAAATCCACGCTGCGCGCGTCTGCTACCAGCGATGGCGTGGAAACCGCCACGGCCACCGGCAGCTATCCCTACGTGGTGTTTCCCGTCACGAGCGGCAACCCGATGGGGGCCCCTTCGCTATGA
- a CDS encoding SAM-dependent methyltransferase — protein sequence MLQNTATAIRLVERGLLPDRLVRHGIRRLLKDRLAELRSGDGVSAAEQTQAFLERIRSAPLALVPEKANAQHYEVPAEFFGKVLGPHRKYSCCLWPAGTTTLEQAEEAALAETCEHAGLQDGQRILELGCGWGSLTLWMAARYPASAITAISNSHSQRQYIEAAAARRGLRNVRVQTCDFNVFDTPERFDRIVSVEMFEHLRNWPRAFSHVARWLADDGRFFMHVFTHREAPYPFVARDASDWMSEHFFSGGMMPSDDLALHCQDDLRVARRWRWDGTHYAKTSRAWLDNMDAHHAELQPLFKQVYGHEAETWWTRWRLFFLAVEELFAYGEGQQWWVSHYLFDKRPAQGAA from the coding sequence ATGCTGCAGAACACCGCCACCGCCATCCGCCTCGTCGAACGGGGCCTGCTGCCCGACCGGCTCGTACGGCACGGCATCCGCCGGCTGCTGAAAGACCGGCTCGCCGAACTGCGCAGCGGCGACGGGGTGTCCGCGGCGGAGCAGACCCAGGCCTTCCTGGAGCGCATCCGTTCGGCGCCGCTGGCCCTGGTTCCGGAGAAAGCCAACGCGCAGCATTACGAGGTGCCTGCGGAATTTTTCGGCAAGGTGCTGGGGCCCCACCGCAAGTACAGCTGCTGCCTCTGGCCGGCCGGCACCACGACCCTGGAGCAGGCCGAGGAGGCCGCCCTCGCCGAGACCTGCGAGCATGCCGGCCTGCAGGACGGGCAGCGCATCCTGGAGCTGGGCTGCGGCTGGGGATCGCTGACGCTGTGGATGGCCGCGCGGTATCCGGCCAGCGCGATCACGGCCATTTCCAATTCGCACTCCCAGCGCCAGTACATCGAGGCCGCAGCCGCGCGCCGCGGACTGCGCAATGTGCGCGTGCAGACCTGCGACTTCAACGTCTTCGACACCCCGGAGCGCTTCGACCGGATCGTGTCGGTGGAAATGTTCGAGCACCTGCGCAACTGGCCCCGCGCTTTCTCGCACGTGGCACGCTGGCTGGCCGACGACGGCCGCTTCTTCATGCACGTGTTCACCCACCGGGAGGCGCCCTACCCGTTCGTCGCCCGGGACGCCAGCGACTGGATGAGCGAGCACTTCTTCTCGGGCGGCATGATGCCCAGCGACGATCTGGCCCTGCACTGCCAGGACGACCTGCGCGTCGCGCGGCGCTGGCGATGGGACGGCACCCACTACGCGAAGACATCGCGGGCGTGGCTGGACAACATGGACGCGCACCACGCGGAGCTCCAGCCGCTGTTCAAGCAGGTGTATGGCCATGAGGCAGAGACCTGGTGGACGCGCTGGCGGCTCTTCTTCCTGGCCGTCGAGGAACTCTTCGCCTACGGCGAAGGCCAGCAGTGGTGGGTCAGCCACTACCTGTTCGACAAGCGGCCCGCGCAGGGCGCGGCCTGA
- a CDS encoding DUF421 domain-containing protein has translation MWDFDVDWLELVLRGVLVYLALLCMLRVSGKRTVGQFTPFDLLVIMLLSEAASNSMTGGDNSLPGGLLVCAVLMALNAAAGFLSARSRAVEAVLEGEAVLVARDGHVFRDALRRHRVSRSDWEKALREADCDESAIRLAFLEADGSIVIQKTQGAQTE, from the coding sequence ATGTGGGATTTCGACGTGGATTGGCTGGAGCTGGTGCTGCGCGGCGTGCTCGTCTATCTCGCCCTGCTGTGCATGCTCCGGGTTTCCGGCAAGCGGACGGTCGGGCAGTTCACCCCGTTCGACCTGCTGGTGATCATGCTGCTCAGCGAGGCGGCCAGCAATTCGATGACGGGGGGCGACAACTCCCTGCCCGGCGGCCTGCTGGTGTGTGCAGTGCTGATGGCGCTGAACGCGGCCGCAGGGTTCCTGAGCGCACGCAGCCGCGCGGTGGAGGCCGTGCTGGAAGGCGAGGCCGTGCTGGTGGCGCGCGACGGCCATGTTTTCCGTGATGCGCTGCGCCGCCACCGGGTATCGCGCAGCGACTGGGAAAAAGCGCTGCGCGAGGCCGATTGTGACGAGTCTGCGATACGGCTGGCTTTCCTGGAAGCAGACGGCAGCATCGTCATCCAGAAGACGCAGGGCGCGCAGACGGAATGA
- a CDS encoding hybrid sensor histidine kinase/response regulator gives MSSEKPPITGQERPFVAEGAPSEVAEHKDDIFFAAIETTRMPMLVTDPRQPDNPIVFCNRAFVSMTGYQPQDILGHNCRFLQGPATDRNTVAALREAIEQRREISLELLNYRKDGSTFWNALFISPVYNARGELVYFFASQLDVSRRRDAEEALSQAQKMEALGQLTGGISHDFNNLLQVMSGHLDVMRVRNRSQKLAREDIDRSIDSIRSAVSKASTLTQQLLAFSRKQKLQGRVVSLNAMATGMASLAERTLGEEIQIDYVLGEDVPNCELDTTQLEVAVLNLLLNSRDAMPNGGRIRVETRGIELHAQDGHAFSGLPPGRYATLSVTDTGSGIPADMVPRVMDPFFTTKEEGKGTGLGLSMVYGFAKQSGGAVTIYSEVGVGTTVRMYFPAVHGRTHPELVESLAPHARGGTETVLVVDDRVEVADLAQAMLEGLGYTVHVAHSAHAALKLVRSLEPSALPHLLFTDVVMPGGLNGYELAREMRKTVAGIHILLTTGFDRDMGSLANVAPSEFEILKKPYRLADLARRVRMVLDGATGTKT, from the coding sequence ATGAGCAGCGAGAAGCCCCCCATCACCGGCCAGGAGCGCCCCTTCGTCGCGGAAGGCGCCCCGTCCGAAGTCGCCGAACACAAGGACGACATTTTTTTCGCGGCCATCGAAACCACGCGGATGCCGATGCTGGTCACCGATCCGCGCCAGCCCGACAACCCCATCGTGTTCTGCAACCGGGCCTTCGTCTCGATGACGGGCTACCAGCCGCAGGACATCCTCGGGCACAACTGCCGGTTCCTCCAGGGCCCTGCCACCGACCGCAACACGGTCGCGGCCCTGCGCGAAGCCATCGAGCAGCGGCGCGAGATTTCACTGGAGCTGCTCAACTACCGCAAGGACGGCTCCACGTTCTGGAATGCGCTGTTCATCTCGCCGGTCTATAACGCCCGCGGCGAACTGGTCTACTTCTTCGCCTCCCAGCTCGACGTGAGCCGGCGCCGCGACGCCGAGGAAGCGCTGTCGCAGGCGCAGAAGATGGAAGCGCTCGGCCAGTTGACCGGCGGCATCTCGCACGATTTCAACAACCTGCTGCAGGTCATGTCCGGCCACCTGGACGTGATGCGCGTGCGCAACCGCAGCCAGAAGCTCGCCCGCGAGGACATCGACCGCTCCATCGACAGCATCCGCAGCGCCGTCAGCAAGGCCTCCACGCTCACGCAGCAGTTGCTGGCGTTCTCGCGCAAGCAGAAGCTCCAGGGCCGGGTCGTCAGTTTGAACGCGATGGCCACGGGCATGGCTTCGCTGGCCGAACGCACCCTCGGCGAAGAAATCCAGATCGACTACGTGCTCGGTGAGGACGTACCCAACTGCGAACTGGACACCACACAGCTGGAAGTGGCGGTGCTCAACCTGCTGCTCAACTCCCGCGATGCCATGCCCAACGGGGGCCGCATCCGGGTCGAGACACGGGGCATCGAGCTGCACGCCCAGGACGGCCATGCCTTCTCCGGCCTTCCGCCGGGTCGCTATGCCACCCTGTCGGTCACCGACACCGGCTCGGGCATCCCTGCCGACATGGTGCCGCGCGTGATGGACCCGTTCTTCACCACCAAGGAAGAAGGCAAGGGCACGGGCCTGGGGCTGTCCATGGTGTACGGTTTCGCCAAGCAGTCGGGCGGTGCCGTCACGATCTATTCGGAAGTCGGCGTGGGCACCACGGTGCGCATGTACTTCCCCGCCGTGCACGGGCGCACGCACCCCGAGCTGGTGGAGTCGCTCGCCCCCCATGCACGCGGCGGCACGGAAACCGTGCTGGTCGTGGACGACCGCGTCGAGGTGGCCGACCTCGCCCAGGCCATGCTGGAAGGCCTGGGGTACACGGTCCACGTGGCCCACAGCGCGCACGCGGCCCTCAAGCTCGTTCGCTCGCTGGAGCCGTCCGCGCTGCCGCACCTGCTCTTCACCGACGTGGTGATGCCCGGTGGCCTGAACGGCTACGAACTGGCCCGCGAGATGCGCAAGACGGTGGCGGGCATCCATATCCTGCTGACCACCGGCTTCGACCGCGACATGGGCAGCCTTGCCAACGTCGCACCCAGCGAATTCGAGATCCTGAAGAAGCCATACCGCCTGGCGGATCTCGCACGCCGCGTGCGCATGGTGCTCGACGGCGCCACCGGCACCAAGACCTGA
- a CDS encoding cysteine hydrolase family protein, producing the protein MLLLVDVVNPLNFPGADDLLPGALRAARATLRLRERLESRRVPVIYANDNYGTWHSEFSDLLAACRQLPGARGELARLMAPRPRDLTLLKPCHSAFQSTPLLHLLRQMGTRRVIVAGLAADMCVMLSATDARMLGYDVWVPGDCTAAESPTRKRSALRQLEEAFQCDVRPGNLL; encoded by the coding sequence GTGCTGCTCCTCGTGGACGTGGTCAATCCGCTGAACTTTCCCGGTGCCGATGACCTCCTGCCGGGCGCCCTGCGTGCCGCGCGTGCCACCCTGCGGCTGCGCGAGCGGCTGGAGAGCCGCCGCGTGCCGGTGATCTATGCCAATGACAATTACGGCACGTGGCACAGCGAATTCAGCGACCTGCTCGCAGCCTGCCGGCAATTGCCCGGAGCGCGGGGAGAACTGGCCCGCCTCATGGCCCCCCGGCCGCGCGACCTGACCCTGCTCAAGCCCTGCCATTCCGCGTTCCAGTCCACGCCGCTGCTGCACCTGCTGCGGCAGATGGGGACGCGGCGCGTCATCGTCGCCGGCCTGGCCGCGGACATGTGCGTGATGCTGAGCGCCACCGATGCACGCATGCTCGGCTACGACGTCTGGGTGCCCGGGGACTGCACCGCCGCCGAAAGCCCCACGCGCAAGCGCAGCGCCCTGCGGCAACTGGAAGAGGCCTTCCAGTGCGATGTGCGCCCCGGAAACCTGCTGTGA